ttctttttttattttatttttgtttctgGTTTTTGTATTGGGTGAATCTGGTTGGTGATTTTGAAGGTTAAAGTAGTGTTTTAGATGTGAATTGCAGGATCTTATGGTTCAGTTTGATGTTTATTTCATTAATTTGACTCCCTATAGTTTATTATTATGCTATAGATTACTCAAAATCCACCATAACTTTTTTTGTATTTGTAAATTTTTGTTTCTTATGTCTGAAGTAAAAAAGGGATAATATTTAGAAGTTGTATTTGGGTTACTTGCTCTGGATGTTGTTAtagaatgtagaaaggataatgTATGTGAATACAGCCTAAGCCtatgtggtgtgtgtgtgtgtggggggggggggtgtgcaACCTTAGCGGGGCGTGAGATGTGAATGCGGCCACGGAGGAGCGCTAGAGGGACGTGGGGCAGCTGAGATAGTGAAGAAGGTGAGCATAGGgaagcgggggggggggggggggggggttgcaaGTTATTATTGTTTTTAGAAACCAAAAAATTCGAAATTGTTCGTTTTATGCTTTAAAAAACGGCTGAGGTGTGCGCCTCAAGGCAAGCCGCCCAAAAATCGATTTTGAGGCGGCGCCTCAGGGGGTTATTTTGCATGTGCGCCTCAAAGGGCTGAGGCACTAAGAAAAGTTGTGCCTTAGGTGCGCCTCAAGGGGTTTGATGTTTGtctttgatgtttttgactttttgtgtcagtttcaaacatttcttgtctttttttgtgtgttttgatgaatctgatgatgaaattggttagtattttattttctataagatacgtaatttttatctttatttttaaattctgcCTCGGGCTTACGCCTCGGTTCGCCTCGAGGTGTAcacctcgtgaggcgaagggaaaacgcctctaGGCACGATTCCTTACTTTTAAACCTTGGTTCGGTTAATGTGTTTTTGGTCTTTGACAGCTAACAAAAAGTTAACTTTGTGGTTTATTAATTCTTGTTTTTGTTAGGATACTTGAATACTTGATAAACAAAAGTGGAAGCAACTAAAGGACATGACGTATAGTTTTAAAATGTTTGACTATTCATCAAAAGTCAACATGTTACATTCTCCTTTATGACgacaaaatcaagaaaacttGTGGACCACAATTCAAGTTACTAATTTTAAGTATTGTAAAGATGAAAACTTAAGGATCAATGATATTAATATATGAATCGTGAGTTATTTAAAAGTTCTAGTTTTCTTACTCATTTGCAAATTATGTTTCCAGGAATAGGTTATGCCCTAGCTAAAGAGTTTCTGAAAGCAGGTGATAATGTTATAATATGCTCAAGGTCTGGTAAGTACAAGCTTGTTCAAATGTGCAATAAACGTGTTGATTCGGGTCTTATTTGATTAATCAGGAGTCAAACCAcctaatataaaataaaataatttaaatgaAACAGGCAAAATGGATCAAACTGGTTAAAACGGTCGAAACTCAAAAATCACTAAACATTTATTGAAATGGATACAGCGCAATAATTAAATCGTTTTAACAATTTATACAGATGAACGAGTTGAATCAGCTCTCCAGACGTTAAGGGCGGAATTTGGAGCTCAACATGTGTGGGTACCTATAGATACATTCATCCAATGTTGGAACTTGGAACTATTTTAGTAAAATTactataatattattattattttaataaggggtgtaaacaagcccagaggctcgagagctactcgttatCAGCTCGGTCAAAAGCTCGAACGAGCTGAGCtttaacgagcccgagctcgagcctgaaatagagctcgtttagttatcgagcccgagctcgagcctgaaatacaaagcttgtttaggctcgggagcctaaacgagcccaaacaaaaatttatttattttatatataatataataataatgataataacattggcgagccgagctcgagccgagctttgtcTCGTTTAAGCGATATTGAAGCGAGCTCGAGCCGAGTTTTTAGCTCATctgaggttgttctcaaaatagctcgagttgtgccgagccgagctcgagctttgggttttactcacgagcagagctcgagctcaaataagtaggcccgaatcgagccgagcacgagctcgagcttcataaaaacatgacgagccgagctcaagcccAGTCGAGCTTgggctcggcccggctcgtttacacccccaagtaaaatgccattttcgtccttgaggtttggtcagttttgcgactttcgtccaaaagtttgttttttcgcgtctggatccaaaaggtttgaaattttgccatttttacccggctcgttaactccatccattctTTATGtgaagtcaggggtatttccgtctttttggttaacttaaagggcaattcagtctttcttaagggtattcggtctttttacataaagtgaaaaagaccgaattgccctttaagttaacaaaaaagacggaaatacccctgacttaacggagaaaaatggatggagttaacgagccagatgaaatggcaagatttcaaaccttttggatccagatgcgaaaaacaaacatttggacggaagtcgcaaaactggccaaacctcagggacgaaaatggcattttactcttttaataatatatttttgtaattGTATCTATAACTTCATCCTTTGCTTCTATGTGCAGGGTACAAAATGTGACGTTAGGGATGGAAATGACGTTAAAAATTTAGTTAAATACGCACAAGACAACCTACAATACGTTGATATATGGGTAATTGTAGCCATCATCATTATTTGAAATCGCATCAATAATTTTAATGAAAGTTAATAATCATTGATAAATACCATTAATACATGTTGGTTTCTTATACAAGTTTTGATGAACGCAGATAAATAATGCAGGATCAAATGCATATAGCTATAAGCCTCTGGCAGAGGCTTCAGATGAAGATCTCATGTAAGCTTTTTGGTACATttcaaaattaattaaattatatcTTTGTTATTTGATAAATGAAATTTAAACTTTCACTTACAGAGAAGTTGTGACTACAAACACACTTGGTTTGATGATTTGTTGCCGGGAGGTAATTCTTTTTGTACACATGTCGAATTGTCATTGGTTGAATCTTTCCTTATTTAATTGCATTGTTATAGGCAATGAAAATGATGCTAAACCAGCCTAGAGGCGGCCATATATTCAATATTGATGGAGCCGGTTCCGATGGAAGACCGACCCccaggtgtgtgtgtgtgtgtgattctTTTTGCGTACACTTTtgaaaaagagttaattactgttttcgtccctggggtttgtcaaaaatcactatttcagtccattagtttaaaaattgcgatttcagtccctgtggtttcactttcgtaaccatttcagtccacctcgtaaccatttctgtccttgtacttacagaataaatggattgaaatggttacgaaagtgaaaccacagggactgaaatggttacgaaagtgaaatcacagggactgaaatcgcaatttttaaactaatggactgaaatagtgatttttgacaaaccccagggacgaaaacagtaattaactctttgaAAAATTCCATAATCATATGTAATAGATACACTATAAAGCATaattaatatatttatcttttgtttATTTAGGTTTGCTGCATACGGAGCAACTAAGCGTAGCGTGGTGCATTTAACAAAATCATTGCAGGCAATAATTGCAATATATAATGtctttatatttgtttaattttgACATACAATTTATTCAATTTTTTTCTGAAGGCGGAGTTGCGGATGCAAGAAGTAAGCAATGTTGTTGTCCATAACTTGTCGGTATGTTGTGCTTTTCTTGCGCATATAATTTTAGAACCAATAATATGTTGAGAACCACATAATGAACTGAATGTGATATTAACTGGGGTGTCCCAGTTGGCCAGTCCCACCTCTACTCTTCAcagagacccgggttcgagtccaggCAGGGGGTATTCTGCCACCTTCTTCCCAGAGGGAAACGGACTCAGCTCGGGATGGGGTATTCACCGCCAGGCAGCATTGGGACGTTgctagcttgtggagtgggatcactccagcggccgggaggtccgtgcaataaccccccccccccccccccccccaagaatACAGTTATTTAACAGCCAATGTTTGTATCACATCCAAAGCAATAGATAAAATGCATATGCGGTTCTCAACATAATATTGGTTTTAAACGAACCCCctatatatctatctatatttatatttatatataaatatatatatatttcttggATTGATATGATTTGCAGCCAGGAATGGTTACAACTGACCTACTCATGTCAGGTGCCAACACAAAGCAGGTTTGATTTGTACTAACTAACATACTTATTGCCTAATCAACATGTTACTTTTCTTTACTAATAAGCTTTTGTAATATTGCAGGCAAAATTTTTCATCAATGTTTTGGCGGAACCAGCAGATGAGGTATAACATCTATGAACAAAATATTCATTTGACTCATTTATATAGCTATTTAGACCTTTGAGTGTGCCTTAAAAAGTAGATTCCTgaacttttatttgacccgattGACATAAAACATGACCcaaattttgacccatttataAGTGATTAGGTTGAAATCACCACCTCTAGGTTGTACTCACCATAAATTTATTAGGACATCAATTAATATAGTTTGACTAATTTATGTtactgattttttttattatatttgtgCTTACTCGGGTTGGTTATGTATGACATGTTGAGTATGTGCAGGTTGCAAAGTACCTTGTCCCGAATATCAGGTCCATACCGACCAGTGGATCAACAAGGCCAACATACATTCGTTTTCTTACGGGATTAAAAGCTTACTCCCAGATATTCTCTGTAAGCCCTACCAAGTTACTATTTAATATGTGTAGATGATAAACGGGTCAAATCTGTTGTCTCTACAAACATATGTGCTTGATTGATGCTTGTTCTATATTGAGTCATATTCCTTTGGTATTAAAAATGCTGCTTGAATTATGCATTTGTGCTCCTTCTGTTTTCTGTAGAGATTGGCTTTTGGAGCTAGAAGGAATAGATATTTGGTTGAAGAGTGATTGATGTCTTTGCATTTCTCCAAGGATACAATACAAGTTATAAATATGTATTGTTTATTGCATTTGTTCTATAGATGATTCTAATATCtatctttatatttattttaatttttttatattatacaatgcatgtttaattttaataaacaAAAATACGAGAAAATAGGGCAATAAAAACACAATAGAGTATTAAAAACATGAAAATAGGGTATAGAAAAACTTGAAAATAGGGCATTTTAATATCTGGTTTTTTAAGACCCGGAACCGAACATAGGGTATGGTTTTTTGGTCAAATAACCGGAACCGAACCCATTATAGTAATAACCGGTTCCAACCCTTAAATGAGAAACCGAAACCGGTTCCATAATCGAAACCGGTTATTAAAGATACTTGGTTTGCGCACCTCTACCAGTTTAGGTGTTTAGATTTCCCGGGAAACCTCAAACATAAAACATTCTTCTTTTTCAATTGCTATATCGCTAAACAATAATGTTAAATCTGAAAAtattgggttattggattttatcactccCAACTATTGAGTATTGGCCGCTCCCACTTCCAACTATCACTTTGATTTCCATCACTCCTAACTTAACACTTTGTGTTGTGTCACTCTGGTTGAGTGGTTTTCGGCTCCCTTTTTGTCTTTTAAGAGTAGATTCACCAACACTCATTAGTAATTCACAAAGTTGTTAGCCTAAACACTAAGAAATGTTCACCTGCGGAGTGACACAacacacaaagtgttaagttAGGAGTGGTGGGAGTCAAAGTGACAGTTGAGAGTGGCAGCAGCGGCCAATACCTAATAGTTGGGTGTGATAAAATCCAGTAAcctgaaaacatttataaaagtcTTTTGACACTTTAGGTGGTTGAGTTGCTTTATCATCACATACTACAATATAATATTATTAAGGATGAAGGGTGTGGGAAGGGGCAAGGCTTCGGAGAGCTGATGAGGCCTTCGGCCCCCAAGGGAACACCGGCCCCTCCCCAAATCATATGTCAGGAAACTCGGGAGATTTTCCCCCATCTCTCCGAGCTT
This is a stretch of genomic DNA from Helianthus annuus cultivar XRQ/B chromosome 16, HanXRQr2.0-SUNRISE, whole genome shotgun sequence. It encodes these proteins:
- the LOC110918628 gene encoding chlorophyll(ide) b reductase NOL, chloroplastic, whose product is MAITTTTASSPLFSMNLNDSLSSAHCPPLLCSLPHHRPHLAGKFRVSTTSVRPKPYVPKPPMFSVSSGASQPMVPPYNVLITGSTKGIGYALAKEFLKAGDNVIICSRSDERVESALQTLRAEFGAQHVWGTKCDVRDGNDVKNLVKYAQDNLQYVDIWINNAGSNAYSYKPLAEASDEDLIEVVTTNTLGLMICCREAMKMMLNQPRGGHIFNIDGAGSDGRPTPRFAAYGATKRSVVHLTKSLQAELRMQEVSNVVVHNLSPGMVTTDLLMSGANTKQAKFFINVLAEPADEVAKYLVPNIRSIPTSGSTRPTYIRFLTGLKAYSQIFSRLAFGARRNRYLVEE